The Methanoregula boonei 6A8 genome has a window encoding:
- a CDS encoding methyltransferase domain-containing protein: MDLNKNPILFVNHRPQKCGVYEFGLAIGNTLTKSRKYNFIYREIDNWLEFKEIFDQLKPSIVLYNYYPSTMGWISEWNGMSINSHKVNAIQIGIIHEVTQEISDRTTDLLFDYYIAADPTLLLKNPIVYKTGRLIPRFEGKLQSNKIINIGSFGFATQGKGFIKIIEKVQEEFDEAMINLNISFAKYADENGDNAKKIAKEAQKFVTKKGIFLNISHEHLSTDDLLKFLSKNDLNMFLYEYQENRGISSVTDWAVSVKKPLVITKSKMFRHLFECYPSICIEDNSIKTILKNGIKPIEWLYEEWSPDNLLWDYERIVTDILNKSKTRPTPSRLQKKIMYVLNKFHLKRIRPPHSISPWLKIDDSNLFDGFVDKSYIPLNDNDLSYNIILDDPLREKYKRTLDFIKAVSPDLYAKKILKANIQQGFVFDTAYRIASQKDSMKILAIGAFEDTAALALKKLGFSIEFIDPIINYDLETYITKPSVKSQNFDVIISTSVIEHVKDDERFIKDIAYLLKVGGWGILTCDFNNSYKIGDSLPKVDCRLYTQKDFLERLLPSIPNCKLVDTPNWIYQNPDFIYDNCHYSFASLVFKKVEP, encoded by the coding sequence ATGGATCTAAATAAAAATCCTATTCTCTTCGTAAATCACAGACCCCAAAAATGCGGTGTATACGAATTTGGTCTAGCCATTGGAAATACATTGACAAAATCGAGAAAATATAACTTTATTTATCGGGAGATTGATAATTGGCTTGAATTTAAGGAAATTTTTGATCAATTGAAACCTTCAATTGTTTTGTATAATTATTATCCCTCGACAATGGGGTGGATTAGTGAATGGAATGGAATGAGTATTAATTCCCATAAAGTGAATGCAATTCAAATAGGTATCATTCACGAGGTAACTCAGGAAATATCCGATAGAACGACTGATTTGTTGTTTGATTATTATATTGCTGCAGATCCGACTCTCTTATTAAAAAATCCGATCGTTTACAAAACCGGTCGACTTATTCCGCGTTTTGAAGGAAAATTGCAATCTAATAAAATAATAAATATTGGTAGTTTTGGATTTGCGACTCAAGGGAAGGGATTTATCAAAATTATTGAAAAGGTTCAGGAAGAATTTGATGAAGCAATGATAAATTTGAATATCTCATTTGCAAAATATGCCGATGAAAATGGTGATAATGCTAAAAAAATCGCAAAGGAAGCCCAAAAATTTGTTACAAAAAAGGGCATATTTTTGAATATATCGCATGAACATTTATCTACAGATGATTTATTGAAATTTCTCTCTAAAAATGATCTTAATATGTTTCTTTATGAATATCAAGAAAACCGTGGGATTTCGAGTGTCACAGATTGGGCGGTTTCGGTTAAAAAACCTCTTGTTATTACCAAAAGTAAAATGTTTAGACATCTCTTTGAATGTTATCCAAGTATATGCATCGAGGATAATTCCATAAAAACAATTTTAAAAAATGGGATAAAGCCAATAGAATGGTTATATGAAGAATGGAGTCCTGACAATTTACTTTGGGATTACGAAAGAATTGTGACCGATATCCTTAATAAAAGCAAAACTCGTCCAACCCCCTCTAGACTACAGAAAAAAATTATGTATGTCCTTAACAAGTTTCATTTAAAACGAATTCGCCCTCCACATTCAATCTCTCCATGGTTAAAGATTGATGATTCAAATTTATTTGATGGATTCGTTGACAAATCCTACATCCCCCTCAATGATAATGATCTTTCGTACAATATAATTTTAGATGACCCCCTACGAGAAAAATATAAGCGGACATTGGACTTTATTAAGGCTGTATCTCCTGACCTGTATGCCAAAAAAATTTTGAAGGCCAATATTCAACAGGGTTTTGTATTTGATACGGCATATCGTATCGCTTCCCAGAAAGATTCAATGAAAATTCTTGCGATAGGGGCATTTGAAGATACCGCTGCATTGGCCTTAAAAAAACTTGGTTTTTCTATAGAATTTATTGATCCTATTATCAATTACGATTTGGAGACATATATTACAAAACCTAGCGTTAAAAGCCAAAATTTTGATGTAATTATTTCTACATCCGTCATTGAACACGTTAAAGATGACGAACGGTTTATCAAGGATATTGCATATTTACTTAAAGTGGGGGGTTGGGGGATACTCACTTGTGATTTTAATAACTCTTATAAAATTGGCGATTCCCTTCCCAAAGTTGATTGTCGGCTGTATACCCAGAAAGATTTTCTTGAGCGACTTCTCCCTTCGATTCCCAATTGTAAATTGGTAGATACCCCTAATTGGATATATCAGAATCCGGATTTTATTTATGATAACTGCCATTACTCCTTCGCCTCATTAGTATTCAAAAAGGTGGAACCTTGA
- a CDS encoding class I SAM-dependent methyltransferase — protein MYSEIKQCRICHNSTLVTVLSLGEQSLTGVFPGHASDFVSSGPLDLVWCSHCGLLQLKQSYNLDEMYGDNYGYRSGLNISMVRHLTNKIRTLENLVKLSESDLVVDIGSNDATSLKAYTVKCKKLGIDPTGIKFREYYTEDIDLIPDFFSSKVFTQKYPDKKAKIVTSIAMFYDLEDPTAFVKDIESVLADDGIWHFEQSYMPSMLRSNAYDTVCHEHIEFYSFKVVKNLLESCGLRIIDVQMNAINGGSFAVTACKKNAAFRSNQPIIDWVLRQEEDLGLDTPRPYRNFEERVYRHRKSLLELIDALTRDGKKIFGYGASTKGNVLLQFCGITSKQIPYIADVNPDKFGCFTPGTHIPILSEKEARAMKPDYFLVLPWHFKYSILEREHEFIENGGKFIFPMPEIEIV, from the coding sequence ATGTATTCTGAGATAAAGCAGTGTCGTATCTGCCATAATTCCACTCTTGTAACGGTACTATCTTTGGGTGAACAATCACTGACAGGTGTTTTTCCCGGGCATGCTTCTGATTTCGTCTCAAGTGGCCCGCTGGACCTTGTCTGGTGTTCTCATTGCGGATTGCTCCAGTTAAAACAATCCTACAATCTGGATGAAATGTATGGCGACAATTATGGATATCGTTCCGGGTTAAATATCTCTATGGTACGCCATCTCACGAATAAAATCAGAACACTGGAAAATTTAGTGAAATTATCCGAAAGCGATCTGGTTGTGGATATCGGAAGCAATGATGCCACTTCTTTAAAGGCGTACACTGTCAAGTGCAAAAAACTGGGAATTGATCCTACCGGGATTAAATTCAGAGAGTATTATACCGAAGATATTGATCTGATCCCTGATTTCTTTTCCTCGAAGGTTTTCACTCAAAAATACCCTGATAAAAAAGCAAAGATTGTAACTTCTATAGCCATGTTTTACGATCTCGAAGATCCGACGGCCTTTGTAAAAGATATCGAATCTGTTCTGGCGGATGATGGCATATGGCATTTTGAGCAGAGTTATATGCCTTCGATGCTCCGTTCGAATGCCTACGATACGGTCTGCCACGAACATATTGAGTTCTATTCGTTTAAAGTTGTAAAAAATCTCTTGGAATCCTGCGGACTTCGCATCATCGATGTCCAGATGAACGCGATTAACGGAGGAAGCTTCGCAGTAACTGCATGCAAGAAAAATGCGGCATTTCGATCCAATCAGCCCATTATCGATTGGGTTCTCCGGCAGGAAGAGGATCTTGGACTGGACACTCCGCGACCGTACCGGAATTTCGAAGAACGTGTTTATCGTCACCGGAAAAGTTTGCTTGAACTCATAGATGCCCTGACCAGAGATGGTAAAAAAATATTTGGCTACGGTGCATCAACAAAAGGAAATGTACTTCTCCAGTTCTGTGGGATTACCAGCAAACAGATCCCCTATATTGCTGATGTAAATCCGGACAAGTTCGGGTGCTTTACACCGGGAACGCATATCCCTATTCTTTCCGAGAAAGAAGCGCGAGCCATGAAACCGGATTATTTCCTTGTTCTGCCATGGCATTTCAAATATTCCATACTGGAACGTGAACATGAGTTTATTGAGAATGGCGGGAAATTTATTTTTCCCATGCCGGAAATTGAGATTGTGTAA
- a CDS encoding ABC transporter ATP-binding protein gives MSDDRIAIRISHLSKQYTLGGPQEPYHTFRDAIINSLKVPLKVFNKAPPVEGFWALKDVSFDVEQGEVVGIIGRNGAGKSTLLKILSRITSPTEGTVELHGRVGSLLEVGTGFHPELTGRENIYLSGSILGMKRKEIDAKLDEIVKFSEIEKFLDTPVKRYSSGMYVRLAFAVAAHLEPEILLVDEVLAVGDAAFQKKCLGKMSDVAKEGRTVLFVSHQMGSIAQLCKTAILLENGKISQRGPVSEVIAGYMNQLGQGSMNFEAPTMGDRDIAIIRAVVMDDAGNPTATFTHMQSITIAITCRINKWIRGAEIRIAVRDSRRNVFTTDTGIVVDTNCMPEIIVAKAVIPGNLLRPETYFLTLAIFIPNQLVIDRIDDAISITVIDGGSKYAASAGLDYGCVFVDCFWTIEPAINR, from the coding sequence ATGTCCGATGATCGCATTGCCATCCGTATAAGTCACTTAAGCAAGCAGTATACTCTTGGCGGACCGCAGGAGCCTTACCATACGTTCCGCGATGCTATTATCAATTCCCTTAAGGTGCCACTGAAAGTGTTCAACAAGGCCCCTCCGGTCGAAGGGTTCTGGGCTTTGAAGGACGTCTCGTTTGATGTGGAACAGGGGGAGGTTGTCGGGATCATTGGCCGGAACGGTGCCGGGAAGAGCACTCTTTTAAAGATTCTTTCACGGATTACTTCGCCCACGGAAGGTACCGTTGAACTGCATGGGCGGGTAGGTTCGTTGTTGGAAGTAGGAACCGGGTTTCATCCGGAGCTGACCGGCCGTGAGAATATCTACCTGTCCGGTTCTATTCTCGGGATGAAACGAAAAGAGATTGATGCGAAACTTGATGAGATCGTAAAATTCTCGGAGATTGAAAAGTTCCTTGATACGCCGGTAAAAAGATATTCGAGCGGAATGTATGTCCGTCTAGCTTTTGCGGTGGCGGCGCATTTAGAACCGGAGATCCTGCTGGTTGATGAAGTTCTTGCGGTTGGGGATGCGGCATTCCAGAAAAAGTGCCTCGGGAAAATGAGCGATGTGGCAAAAGAAGGGAGGACTGTGCTGTTCGTCAGCCATCAGATGGGATCAATAGCACAGCTCTGTAAGACTGCGATCCTTCTTGAAAATGGTAAGATTTCTCAAAGGGGCCCTGTTTCCGAAGTTATTGCCGGTTACATGAATCAGTTGGGCCAAGGCTCCATGAATTTTGAAGCCCCCACTATGGGCGACAGGGATATCGCAATAATCCGTGCGGTGGTAATGGATGACGCTGGTAATCCAACAGCCACATTTACCCATATGCAATCGATTACTATTGCGATTACCTGCCGGATCAATAAATGGATTCGTGGCGCCGAGATAAGAATCGCTGTGCGGGATTCCCGCAGGAATGTTTTCACAACAGATACCGGGATTGTTGTGGACACTAATTGCATGCCGGAAATTATTGTTGCAAAAGCCGTCATCCCGGGAAATTTGCTGAGGCCGGAAACTTATTTTCTGACGCTGGCAATATTTATTCCTAATCAACTGGTAATCGATCGTATAGACGATGCAATCTCTATAACTGTTATTGACGGCGGATCCAAATACGCTGCAAGTGCGGGGCTAGATTATGGATGTGTGTTTGTAGATTGTTTCTGGACAATAGAACCGGCAATAAACAGATAA